From Candidatus Gastranaerophilales bacterium, the proteins below share one genomic window:
- the secA gene encoding preprotein translocase subunit SecA, producing MISFLLKILGDPNDRKIKAVTPIVEHINKLEPEISALTDEQLRAKTDEFKEILNKRKKSDDKSLDYKLEQEALDELLPEAFAVVREAGKRVLNMRHFDVQLIGGYFLHKGQISEMRTGEGKTLVATLPCYLNALTGKGVHVVTVNDYLAKRDSEWMGRIYKFLGLSVGVILANNRSADDFVQKKNAYACDITYGTNNEFGFDYLRDNMAGSLEQCAQRPYYFAIIDEVDSILIDEARTPLIISGRLEKSAETYKVMAKIAPKLSAPVDYEIEEKNKNIVLNEEGIDKACEMLGVQDLYDPSTQYAHHLIQALRAKELFIRNTDYIVKDGDVMIVDEFTGRLMEGRRWSDGLHQAIEAKEGVKIQDETQTLASITFQNLFRLYPKLSGMTGTAITEEAEFGKIYNLEVTSIPTNQKDVRIDLPDAIYKTEKIKYDAVINEITENHKLKRPMLVGTVSIEKSEYISKLLKAKGLPHNVLNAKQHDKEAVIIAQAGRAGAITIATNMAGRGTDILLGGNPEFLAKTILDEKGITTESENYEEEKERVLQEAYDITQKEHDEVVAAGGLHVIGTERHESRRIDNQLRGRAARQGDNGSTKFYLSLEDTLMRIFGGEKIAMIMETLNIPDDMAIEAGIITKQIQSAQKKVETYHFDIRKQVIQYDDVMNRQREIFYKQRRKVLEGENLYSDISFMIEKEAQRTLYNYIDNNQALANIDNETLEHLKKALLSVFPPIDLSFLHDLSGMKLNELEERIVDEAKEAYKEHEKEIITFYNSFIKSDTDEDQQAGTKNNMMRSIERDILLKVIDDKWVDHLHSIDALKDGIGLRAYGQKDPLIEYKKEAFLLFNSMTSEIQRETVMFLFRTKFEMQMQQLLEAAPIETKLAKARDEFNASQNLGETLSTKKIGRNDPCPCGSGLKYKKCCGENKK from the coding sequence ATGATAAGTTTTTTACTAAAAATATTGGGCGACCCTAACGACAGAAAAATCAAAGCGGTAACGCCGATTGTTGAACATATAAATAAATTGGAACCTGAAATATCCGCACTTACAGACGAGCAGCTGCGGGCTAAAACAGATGAGTTCAAAGAAATTTTAAACAAAAGAAAAAAATCAGATGATAAATCACTGGATTATAAGCTGGAGCAGGAAGCGTTAGACGAACTTCTCCCCGAAGCTTTTGCGGTAGTCAGAGAGGCAGGCAAAAGAGTTCTTAATATGCGGCATTTTGATGTGCAGCTTATAGGCGGCTACTTTTTACACAAGGGTCAAATTTCAGAAATGAGAACCGGCGAAGGTAAAACTCTTGTGGCTACTTTGCCATGTTATTTGAACGCTTTAACAGGCAAAGGCGTGCATGTTGTTACCGTCAATGATTACCTTGCAAAAAGGGACAGTGAATGGATGGGAAGGATTTATAAATTCCTGGGGCTAAGCGTAGGGGTAATTCTTGCCAACAACCGCAGCGCCGATGATTTTGTGCAAAAGAAAAATGCTTATGCGTGTGATATTACATACGGAACTAATAATGAGTTCGGGTTTGATTATTTAAGGGATAATATGGCGGGAAGTTTGGAACAATGCGCCCAAAGACCATATTACTTTGCGATAATCGACGAAGTTGACAGTATTTTGATTGACGAGGCGAGAACACCGTTAATTATAAGCGGCAGGCTGGAAAAGTCCGCTGAAACATATAAAGTAATGGCAAAAATTGCACCCAAATTGTCCGCGCCCGTTGATTATGAAATTGAAGAAAAAAATAAAAATATTGTTTTGAACGAAGAAGGTATAGACAAAGCCTGCGAAATGCTTGGTGTTCAAGACCTTTATGACCCTTCTACCCAGTATGCCCATCACCTTATACAGGCTTTGCGTGCTAAAGAGTTATTCATAAGGAACACGGATTATATCGTAAAAGACGGCGACGTTATGATTGTAGATGAGTTTACCGGTCGTCTTATGGAAGGCAGACGCTGGTCAGACGGACTTCATCAGGCTATCGAAGCAAAAGAAGGGGTAAAAATTCAGGATGAAACGCAAACTCTTGCAAGTATTACTTTCCAAAATCTTTTCAGACTGTACCCTAAGCTGTCAGGCATGACAGGTACTGCTATTACGGAAGAAGCCGAATTCGGCAAGATTTATAATCTTGAAGTAACATCAATCCCGACCAACCAAAAAGACGTGAGAATAGACTTGCCCGATGCGATTTATAAAACGGAAAAGATTAAATACGATGCGGTTATCAACGAAATAACAGAAAACCATAAATTAAAAAGACCCATGTTAGTCGGTACAGTAAGTATTGAAAAATCCGAATATATATCAAAGCTTTTAAAAGCAAAGGGCTTGCCTCATAACGTGCTTAATGCGAAGCAGCACGACAAAGAAGCTGTCATTATCGCTCAGGCGGGAAGGGCAGGTGCTATAACTATTGCAACAAATATGGCAGGGAGAGGTACGGACATTTTACTTGGCGGAAACCCCGAGTTTTTGGCAAAAACTATACTTGATGAAAAGGGCATTACTACCGAAAGCGAAAATTATGAAGAAGAAAAAGAGCGAGTTTTGCAAGAAGCTTATGATATAACCCAAAAAGAACATGACGAAGTAGTAGCTGCAGGCGGATTGCATGTAATCGGTACGGAAAGACATGAATCACGTCGTATTGATAACCAGCTCCGGGGAAGAGCAGCCCGTCAGGGTGATAACGGTTCTACAAAATTCTACTTATCGCTTGAAGATACCCTGATGAGAATTTTTGGCGGTGAAAAAATTGCTATGATTATGGAAACTTTAAACATCCCTGATGATATGGCAATTGAAGCCGGAATTATTACAAAACAAATTCAATCGGCACAAAAGAAAGTGGAAACTTACCACTTTGACATAAGAAAACAGGTTATACAGTACGATGATGTAATGAATCGCCAGCGTGAAATTTTCTATAAGCAGCGCAGAAAAGTGCTTGAGGGTGAAAATCTTTATTCTGATATAAGTTTTATGATAGAAAAAGAAGCACAAAGAACATTATATAATTATATAGATAATAATCAGGCGCTTGCAAATATAGATAATGAAACTCTGGAACATCTTAAAAAAGCTTTGTTGAGCGTATTTCCGCCTATAGATTTGAGCTTTTTGCATGATTTAAGCGGGATGAAGCTTAATGAACTGGAAGAAAGAATTGTTGATGAGGCAAAAGAAGCTTACAAAGAACATGAAAAAGAAATTATAACCTTCTACAACAGTTTTATAAAATCAGATACCGATGAAGACCAGCAAGCCGGCACAAAAAATAATATGATGCGCTCTATAGAACGTGATATTTTGCTCAAGGTTATTGATGACAAGTGGGTAGACCATCTTCACAGCATTGATGCTTTAAAAGACGGCATAGGGCTGAGAGCGTACGGACAAAAAGACCCGCTTATTGAATATAAAAAAGAAGCCTTCTTATTGTTTAACAGTATGACGAGCGAAATTCAAAGAGAAACGGTTATGTTTTTATTCCGCACAAAGTTTGAAATGCAAATGCAGCAGCTTTTAGAGGCAGCGCCTATTGAAACTAAACTTGCAAAAGCAAGGGATGAATTTAATGCAAGCCAAAATTTAGGTGAAACCCTGAGTACGAAAAAAATCGGTAGAAATGACCCCTGTCCTTGCGGCAGCGGATTAAAATACAAAAAATGCTGCGGTGAAAATAAAAAATAG
- the rph gene encoding ribonuclease PH: MQRANNRANKELRDIKFTRNFTRHAHGSVLTEFGDTKVIVTATIEERQPRWLKDSGQGWLTAEYSLLPSSTNTRVSRDRGMNLSGRTQEIQRLIGRSLRGCIDLTKIGERTITIDADVIQADGGTRTASISGGFVALCDAVQYLLDNNLIQENPIIGNIGAISAGLADNEVLLDLDYSEDSTAQADCNVVMNNKGEIIEFQSTAEGAPFSKEQLVELLDTCEAGIKKIFEIQNETLRNN, encoded by the coding sequence ATGCAAAGAGCAAATAACCGCGCCAATAAAGAATTAAGAGATATAAAATTTACACGAAATTTCACCAGGCATGCCCATGGTTCTGTTTTAACGGAATTTGGAGATACAAAAGTTATAGTAACGGCTACGATAGAAGAAAGGCAGCCCAGATGGTTAAAAGATAGCGGACAAGGCTGGCTAACCGCCGAATATTCGCTTTTGCCGAGTTCTACAAATACCAGGGTATCAAGAGACAGGGGAATGAACTTATCCGGAAGAACGCAGGAAATACAGCGTCTTATCGGCAGAAGTTTAAGAGGCTGTATAGACTTAACAAAAATCGGCGAAAGGACAATAACCATAGATGCGGATGTTATACAAGCCGACGGCGGTACACGAACCGCAAGTATAAGCGGCGGATTTGTAGCGTTGTGCGATGCAGTTCAATACCTTCTTGATAATAATTTAATACAAGAAAATCCTATCATAGGCAATATAGGAGCGATAAGCGCGGGTTTGGCGGATAATGAAGTCCTCTTAGACCTTGATTACAGCGAAGATTCAACCGCACAGGCAGATTGTAATGTGGTTATGAACAACAAGGGTGAAATTATTGAATTTCAATCCACGGCTGAAGGTGCGCCTTTTAGTAAAGAACAGCTTGTTGAGTTGTTAGATACGTGCGAAGCGGGGATTAAAAAAATCTTTGAAATTCAAAATGAAACTTTAAGAAATAATTAA
- a CDS encoding alpha/beta hydrolase has protein sequence MQEKFLNTSDNIKIAVNCYYSGHKEVVIIAHGWFMTKDSGAFRDLSENFAQYFDVITLDFRGHGNSSGTYTFSAKETKDLDTVVHYAKQHYEKIYLIGFSLGAATALIYSANNNDVNSMIVVSPPSNFEKIENHMWKKAAWLPTLKKFELKRCFSVRPNLKIYKKVAPIDIVNDITIPTMFVAGEHDPTVYVWHTKKLYEKADCLKKLQIFEDGTHAEDLYLEHKAYFVDMCVDWIKQN, from the coding sequence ATGCAGGAAAAATTCTTAAATACTTCAGATAACATAAAAATAGCTGTTAATTGTTACTATTCGGGACATAAAGAGGTTGTTATCATTGCCCATGGATGGTTTATGACAAAAGATTCGGGGGCTTTTCGTGATTTATCGGAGAATTTTGCACAGTATTTTGATGTTATAACGCTTGATTTTAGGGGGCATGGCAACAGCAGCGGCACCTATACATTTAGCGCAAAAGAAACAAAAGATTTAGATACAGTGGTACATTATGCCAAACAGCATTATGAAAAAATATATTTAATAGGTTTTTCTTTGGGAGCAGCTACTGCCCTGATTTATTCGGCGAATAACAACGATGTAAACAGTATGATAGTTGTTTCACCGCCGTCGAATTTTGAAAAAATAGAAAACCACATGTGGAAAAAAGCTGCCTGGCTGCCTACTTTGAAAAAATTTGAACTCAAACGTTGTTTCTCCGTGCGTCCGAATTTAAAAATTTATAAAAAGGTCGCCCCGATTGATATTGTTAACGATATTACAATACCTACAATGTTTGTCGCGGGAGAACACGACCCTACAGTTTATGTATGGCACACAAAAAAATTATATGAAAAAGCAGACTGCCTCAAAAAATTGCAAATTTTTGAGGACGGAACCCATGCCGAAGATTTGTATCTTGAACACAAAGCCTATTTTGTGGATATGTGCGTAGATTGGATTAAGCAAAATTAA
- the grxC gene encoding glutaredoxin 3, producing MKKVKIYTTSTCPYCIKAKKLLDYKNIPYEEININDNYDTAMSALSKTTGYETVPQIFINEEFIGGCDDLYTLEQHKKLDKLVES from the coding sequence ATGAAAAAAGTTAAAATTTATACAACAAGTACATGCCCTTATTGCATTAAAGCCAAGAAGCTTTTGGATTATAAAAATATTCCTTATGAAGAAATTAATATAAATGATAATTATGACACTGCAATGTCAGCGTTATCTAAAACAACAGGATATGAAACCGTTCCTCAAATTTTTATAAATGAAGAATTTATCGGCGGTTGTGATGATTTGTATACACTGGAGCAGCATAAAAAATTGGATAAGCTTGTAGAATCTTAA
- the rpmB gene encoding 50S ribosomal protein L28, producing the protein MQKSQTETRFIMSRECAICGKVANKAHKISFSHKANVHRQVPNLQPVKAVIDGQVKKVKVCTSCIKANKVKKVV; encoded by the coding sequence ATGCAAAAATCTCAAACAGAAACGAGGTTCATCATGTCAAGAGAATGTGCAATTTGCGGCAAAGTTGCAAACAAAGCTCATAAAATATCTTTCTCACACAAAGCTAACGTTCACCGTCAGGTACCTAACCTGCAGCCTGTTAAAGCTGTTATAGACGGTCAAGTGAAGAAAGTTAAAGTTTGTACTTCATGCATTAAAGCTAACAAAGTTAAAAAGGTAGTATAA
- the gatC gene encoding Asp-tRNA(Asn)/Glu-tRNA(Gln) amidotransferase subunit GatC has translation MIEIKDVEHVAKLARLALSEEEKQKFAKQLNSILEYMNELNEVDTSGIAPMEHSIKITNVMREDTVVVDFSREELLKNAPEEEDGFFRVPKIN, from the coding sequence ATGATAGAGATAAAAGACGTAGAACATGTTGCAAAACTGGCTCGTTTAGCATTAAGTGAAGAAGAAAAGCAAAAATTTGCAAAACAGCTTAACTCTATTTTGGAGTACATGAACGAACTTAATGAAGTCGACACGTCAGGCATAGCGCCTATGGAACATTCTATTAAAATTACCAACGTAATGAGAGAAGACACCGTAGTGGTTGATTTTTCCAGGGAAGAACTTTTGAAAAATGCCCCCGAAGAAGAAGACGGATTTTTCAGAGTACCTAAAATTAATTAA
- the leuB gene encoding 3-isopropylmalate dehydrogenase has translation MGNYKIAVLPGDGIGPEVIEQGIKSLKAIENKFGHKFEFNEALIGGVAIEQTGTPLPDETIQLAQCADAVYLGAVGDWKYDNLDPSIRPEKALLGIRKALKLYANLRPAFVYEELAQCSTLKKEIVSGVDIMIIRELVGDVYFGEPKGIEVRNGEKIGFNNMIYTESEVERIAKMAFEVAMKRSKKLCSVDKANVLDVSRLWREVVIRVSKDYPEVELSHMYVDNAAMQLIRNPKQFDVIVTGNLFGDILSDEASMLSGSLGMLPSASLSETGVAMYEPIHGSAPDFKGQNRLNPIATVLSAAMMLKYSFTLNKEAAAIETAVKKVLQEGYRTEDIMSEGKKLVGTSEMGDMIASYI, from the coding sequence ATGGGAAATTATAAAATAGCTGTACTACCCGGCGATGGTATCGGTCCTGAGGTTATAGAACAGGGAATTAAATCGCTCAAAGCCATAGAAAACAAATTCGGTCATAAGTTTGAATTCAACGAAGCCTTAATAGGCGGCGTGGCAATAGAACAAACAGGCACTCCGTTGCCTGATGAAACAATACAGCTTGCACAATGCGCTGATGCGGTTTATCTTGGCGCTGTAGGCGATTGGAAGTATGACAACCTTGATCCCTCAATCAGACCCGAAAAGGCGCTTTTAGGCATAAGAAAAGCTTTAAAATTATACGCAAATCTTCGTCCTGCCTTTGTTTACGAAGAATTGGCACAATGCTCCACATTAAAAAAAGAAATCGTAAGCGGCGTTGATATTATGATTATAAGAGAACTTGTAGGTGATGTTTACTTCGGCGAGCCTAAAGGTATTGAAGTTAGAAACGGCGAAAAAATCGGTTTCAACAACATGATTTATACAGAATCAGAAGTTGAGCGTATTGCTAAAATGGCTTTTGAAGTTGCGATGAAGCGCAGCAAAAAACTTTGCTCTGTTGATAAAGCTAATGTGCTTGATGTTTCAAGATTATGGCGAGAAGTTGTAATAAGAGTAAGCAAAGATTATCCCGAAGTCGAACTTTCACATATGTACGTTGATAATGCGGCAATGCAGCTTATCCGCAATCCAAAACAGTTTGATGTTATCGTAACAGGTAATTTGTTCGGTGATATCCTGTCTGATGAAGCTTCTATGCTTTCGGGTTCTTTGGGAATGCTCCCGAGTGCAAGTCTGTCTGAAACGGGCGTTGCAATGTATGAACCCATTCACGGCAGCGCACCTGACTTTAAAGGTCAAAACCGTTTAAACCCTATAGCAACCGTCTTATCTGCTGCAATGATGCTTAAATACAGCTTTACGCTTAACAAAGAAGCTGCTGCTATTGAAACTGCAGTGAAAAAAGTGCTTCAAGAAGGTTATAGGACAGAAGATATTATGAGCGAAGGCAAAAAACTCGTCGGCACCTCTGAAATGGGTGATATGATAGCTTCTTATATTTAG
- a CDS encoding type II secretion system protein: MQRLKAFNMTELMLVMMILGVILVLTLPLAMNIKDDDKIFAGYKGKANKDIADASQYALLKNRAKSYSNIKMNDKDTGLPLTNDSQILREFLSSTISYKSKCQGFGNTEANCLKIAVADFENTYGLKIQNGEVIMFNYDNPGCVETACGRILVDMNGDKKPNTIGQDRYTFTLFRDRAVIDD, encoded by the coding sequence ATGCAAAGACTAAAAGCATTTAACATGACTGAATTAATGTTGGTTATGATGATACTTGGGGTTATTTTGGTGTTAACGCTGCCTCTTGCTATGAATATTAAAGATGACGATAAAATTTTTGCGGGTTATAAAGGTAAGGCAAATAAAGACATAGCCGATGCTTCTCAGTATGCGTTGCTGAAGAACAGAGCTAAAAGTTATAGCAATATTAAGATGAACGATAAAGATACAGGTTTACCTTTAACAAACGATAGCCAAATTTTAAGGGAATTTTTGTCTTCAACCATATCTTACAAATCAAAATGCCAAGGATTTGGCAATACAGAAGCTAATTGTTTAAAAATAGCGGTTGCTGATTTTGAAAATACTTATGGGTTAAAAATTCAAAATGGTGAAGTTATTATGTTTAATTATGATAACCCCGGCTGTGTAGAAACTGCCTGCGGCAGGATTTTAGTTGATATGAACGGGGATAAAAAACCTAATACAATAGGTCAAGACAGATATACTTTCACTTTATTCAGGGATAGAGCCGTTATAGATGACTAA
- the gcvPA gene encoding aminomethyl-transferring glycine dehydrogenase subunit GcvPA produces MAGFLVHNDEIRRQMLDEINCSSIDDLFADVHSGIRLRESLDLPKPIGEIEAKQKLQSLAKKNASSSDFVYFMGGGIYNKFVPSCVSTITGRSEFQTAYTPYQPEISQGTLQSIYEFQTMICNLTGMDVSNAGVYDGAAACAEALLMACRIKKRTKVLVADSINPQYAAVIKTYAAAGDIEADFIPLNSTKVNTDCLGCLDDDYACILVQYPNYFGSVEDMQKINEIAKEKNILFIVCADPSMLSILTPPSELGADIAVGDIQTLGIPMNLGGPSAGFMAVKTEYMRQLPGRIVGMTKDKDEKRAYTLTQQAREQHIRRDKATSNICSNQALMCLSATIYLSVVGAKGLREISQNAIEKAHLLAKKLSQIEGVEVLNEAFLNEFTFKLPDYINAKEFLAMLETKNIFGGIYLGDEFAQFKNCILVALTELNTVDDIYKYISELKSE; encoded by the coding sequence ATGGCGGGGTTTTTAGTACATAATGACGAAATTCGCAGACAAATGCTTGATGAAATCAATTGCAGCTCAATTGATGATTTATTTGCCGATGTTCATTCAGGCATAAGATTGAGGGAAAGCCTTGACCTGCCTAAACCGATAGGTGAAATTGAAGCAAAGCAGAAACTCCAAAGCTTAGCGAAGAAAAATGCTTCTTCAAGCGATTTTGTGTATTTCATGGGTGGAGGAATTTATAACAAATTTGTTCCCTCATGTGTATCAACTATCACAGGTCGAAGTGAATTTCAAACAGCGTACACCCCGTATCAGCCTGAAATTTCGCAAGGTACACTGCAATCGATATATGAATTTCAAACAATGATTTGTAATCTTACGGGGATGGATGTATCTAATGCGGGAGTATATGACGGCGCTGCAGCCTGCGCTGAGGCGCTATTAATGGCATGCAGGATTAAAAAAAGAACCAAGGTACTTGTCGCGGACTCAATAAATCCGCAATATGCCGCTGTTATAAAGACTTATGCTGCAGCGGGCGATATTGAGGCTGATTTCATTCCGCTGAATTCAACTAAAGTTAATACGGATTGCCTGGGTTGTCTGGATGATGATTATGCCTGCATATTGGTGCAATACCCGAATTATTTCGGCTCTGTAGAAGATATGCAAAAAATAAACGAAATAGCAAAAGAAAAGAACATTCTTTTCATTGTGTGCGCTGACCCTTCCATGCTTAGTATTTTGACCCCTCCGTCTGAACTGGGGGCGGATATAGCGGTGGGTGATATTCAAACGCTCGGGATTCCTATGAACCTTGGCGGACCGTCGGCAGGATTTATGGCTGTAAAGACCGAATATATGCGTCAATTGCCGGGTAGAATTGTCGGTATGACAAAAGATAAAGATGAAAAAAGAGCCTACACCCTTACCCAGCAGGCAAGAGAACAGCATATAAGACGTGATAAAGCAACCAGTAATATTTGCTCTAATCAAGCCCTGATGTGTCTTTCTGCTACGATTTACCTTTCTGTTGTAGGAGCTAAAGGGTTAAGGGAAATTTCTCAAAATGCCATAGAAAAGGCACATCTTTTAGCTAAAAAATTATCTCAAATTGAAGGGGTAGAAGTTCTTAACGAGGCGTTTTTGAATGAATTTACCTTTAAACTCCCTGATTATATTAATGCCAAAGAATTTTTGGCAATGCTTGAAACAAAAAATATATTTGGCGGGATTTATTTGGGCGATGAATTTGCGCAGTTTAAAAACTGTATTTTAGTTGCGCTAACCGAACTCAATACCGTTGACGATATTTACAAATACATCAGTGAATTAAAATCCGAATAA
- the gcvH gene encoding glycine cleavage system protein GcvH has protein sequence MSFEIPEGLLCTKTHECVYQQDGTYFITITDFAVEQLGDVVFVELPEAGTEFAAEEVFGTIESVKAASELYAPVGFKVLEVNDGLVAQPELLNKDPYADGWLLKVELTDVSELDTLLEYDDYKTEVH, from the coding sequence ATGAGTTTTGAAATTCCTGAAGGACTTTTATGTACAAAAACCCATGAATGTGTATACCAACAAGACGGTACTTATTTTATAACCATAACTGATTTTGCTGTAGAACAGCTCGGGGACGTTGTGTTCGTTGAATTGCCCGAAGCCGGCACTGAATTTGCGGCAGAGGAGGTCTTCGGTACTATTGAATCGGTAAAAGCAGCATCAGAACTATATGCACCTGTAGGGTTTAAAGTTCTTGAAGTAAATGACGGGCTTGTCGCGCAGCCTGAACTTTTAAACAAGGACCCTTATGCTGACGGCTGGTTATTAAAGGTTGAGCTTACTGATGTATCAGAACTTGACACACTGCTTGAGTATGACGATTATAAAACAGAAGTTCATTGA
- the gcvT gene encoding glycine cleavage system aminomethyltransferase GcvT: MKVDMTTPKHTPLYQKHLDLGARMVEFASYYMPVQYSGILDEHKCVRENAGIFDVSHMGEIFVSGEDALDLLQLLVPQDVEKLSANRAVYAQLTNENGGIIDDLIIYRLADEIFLLVVNASRIKEDLAWIEQNVQREKFKVTVDNQSENFSLLALQGPKAAEIVTELGLPEEEHPEYFSFIEKNLFGHDLFISRTGYTGEDGFEIMVKNDFAPQLWDKILEAGGKYNIKPIGLGARDTLRLEAALLLYGNDMDESVTPIEAGLAWSVSKSKTHNYNGKHVIKQHLENKPAKRLVGFVMLDKAIARHGYEVYNNERQIGVVTSGGVSPTLGVNIGLAYIDDLLKIDDEISIKIRDKFFKAHITKRPFIQKVNKIVK; this comes from the coding sequence ATGAAAGTAGATATGACAACCCCAAAACATACACCGCTTTATCAAAAACATCTGGATTTAGGCGCAAGAATGGTAGAATTTGCCTCTTACTACATGCCTGTACAATACAGCGGCATTCTGGACGAACACAAATGCGTACGTGAAAATGCCGGAATTTTCGATGTATCTCATATGGGTGAAATATTTGTATCGGGCGAAGATGCGCTTGATTTACTGCAGCTTCTTGTCCCTCAGGATGTAGAAAAGTTATCGGCAAACAGAGCTGTATATGCGCAATTAACCAATGAAAACGGCGGGATTATCGATGATTTAATCATTTACAGGCTGGCAGATGAAATTTTCCTTCTTGTTGTTAATGCTTCAAGAATTAAAGAAGATTTAGCCTGGATTGAACAAAATGTTCAAAGAGAAAAATTTAAAGTAACCGTAGATAACCAATCAGAAAACTTTTCCCTGCTTGCTCTTCAAGGACCAAAAGCCGCGGAAATAGTGACGGAGTTGGGTTTGCCTGAAGAAGAACATCCCGAATATTTTTCATTTATTGAAAAAAACCTTTTCGGACATGACCTTTTTATCTCAAGAACGGGTTATACGGGAGAAGACGGCTTTGAAATCATGGTGAAAAATGATTTTGCACCGCAGCTTTGGGACAAAATCCTGGAAGCAGGCGGCAAATATAACATAAAACCGATAGGCTTGGGGGCAAGAGATACTTTAAGGCTGGAAGCCGCATTATTGCTCTACGGCAATGATATGGATGAAAGTGTTACCCCTATAGAGGCAGGGCTTGCCTGGTCTGTTTCAAAATCTAAAACTCATAACTACAACGGCAAACATGTTATTAAACAACACCTTGAAAACAAACCCGCAAAACGGCTGGTGGGTTTTGTAATGCTGGATAAAGCTATTGCAAGACACGGTTATGAAGTTTATAATAACGAGCGTCAAATAGGCGTGGTAACAAGCGGAGGGGTATCACCGACGTTAGGGGTAAATATAGGACTTGCATATATTGACGATTTGCTTAAAATAGATGATGAAATATCAATTAAAATACGAGATAAATTCTTTAAGGCGCATATTACAAAACGCCCGTTTATACAAAAAGTTAACAAGATAGTGAAATAA
- the tsf gene encoding translation elongation factor Ts: MEITASLVKELREKTGAGIMDAKKALIENNGDVEKSAEYLRQKGIASADKKMSRIAAEGLVDSYIDGSVGAVVEVNCETDFVAKNDDFKALVKDVAKFVALNNPATVEELYAIKTENGTVEDLIKEKIAKIGEKITVRRFERYEGNVATYVHNGKIGVLLNTDKTDNDLAKDVCLHIASSAPEFISREEIPSSVIEEEKRIEMGKEDLAKKPEEIRAKIVEGRVNKLMAQKCLLEQPFVKNPDVTVGQLIEGKIKLLSFARFVLGEGLEKRQENFADEVQAQLSK, from the coding sequence ATGGAAATAACAGCATCATTAGTTAAAGAACTTAGAGAAAAAACAGGTGCAGGCATTATGGACGCTAAAAAAGCCTTAATCGAAAATAACGGCGATGTAGAAAAATCAGCCGAATATCTTCGTCAAAAGGGTATTGCATCTGCAGATAAAAAAATGAGCAGAATAGCAGCGGAAGGCTTGGTTGATTCATATATCGACGGTAGCGTAGGTGCTGTGGTTGAAGTTAACTGCGAAACAGACTTCGTAGCCAAAAACGATGACTTCAAGGCTCTTGTTAAAGACGTTGCAAAATTCGTAGCGTTAAATAATCCTGCTACAGTAGAAGAACTTTATGCCATCAAAACAGAAAACGGAACAGTGGAAGATTTAATAAAAGAAAAAATTGCTAAAATCGGAGAAAAAATTACCGTAAGAAGATTTGAAAGATACGAAGGCAACGTTGCAACATACGTTCACAACGGCAAAATCGGCGTTCTTTTAAATACAGACAAAACTGACAATGATTTAGCAAAAGATGTTTGTCTTCATATAGCAAGTAGTGCTCCCGAGTTCATCTCAAGAGAAGAAATCCCTTCATCAGTTATTGAAGAAGAAAAAAGAATTGAAATGGGTAAGGAAGACTTGGCGAAAAAACCTGAAGAAATCAGAGCAAAAATCGTTGAAGGCAGAGTTAATAAACTTATGGCTCAAAAATGTTTGCTTGAACAACCTTTTGTTAAAAATCCTGACGTAACTGTAGGACAATTAATCGAAGGTAAAATTAAACTTTTGAGCTTTGCAAGATTTGTACTTGGTGAAGGCTTGGAAAAAAGACAAGAAAATTTTGCTGATGAAGTGCAAGCACAATTAAGCAAATAA